The Desulfosoma sp. genome has a segment encoding these proteins:
- a CDS encoding biopolymer transporter ExbD gives MLVHRRKRPRYTVQAPLTSLIDIVFLLLVYFLLTTNFLTEEGIRVQLPQALSVVPSEDREIIVTLSSEGDVYLGAKAVTLEDLSTVIKERLQSNPETAVVLKADRSLVLDRVVQVMDTIKAAGAARLRLATERPSP, from the coding sequence ATGCTGGTGCACCGACGTAAAAGACCGCGCTACACTGTGCAGGCACCACTTACTTCCTTGATCGACATTGTTTTCTTGCTCCTTGTCTACTTTCTGCTGACCACCAATTTCCTGACGGAGGAAGGGATTCGAGTGCAGTTACCTCAAGCCCTTTCTGTTGTCCCATCGGAAGATCGGGAAATCATTGTCACCCTAAGCTCCGAAGGGGATGTGTATCTTGGGGCGAAGGCTGTCACTTTAGAAGACCTGTCGACGGTGATCAAAGAGCGGCTGCAGTCGAATCCGGAAACCGCCGTGGTCCTCAAGGCGGACAGAAGCTTGGTTTTGGATCGCGTGGTGCAGGTGATGGACACTATCAAGGCGGCTGGAGCCGCCCGGCTTCGTCTTGCCACGGAGAGACCGTCACCATGA
- a CDS encoding MotA/TolQ/ExbB proton channel family protein, with protein MAFLTKGGILMLPILLCSVLGLAIFLERSVRFAVLRRRGRYVADRVSALVREGKISEAMETALKSRSPMGRVLAQGLEVVEADRETLETVLVHSVEEEVRELSRYLQALATIGNIAPLLGLLGTVTGMIRAFMAIQELGGKVDASVLAGGIWEAMLTTAAGLFVALPVMVAHSYLTSQVDRYEARLQDGVVRLFKSKSMACGS; from the coding sequence ATGGCGTTTCTTACCAAGGGTGGCATTCTCATGCTTCCCATTCTGCTGTGCTCCGTTTTGGGATTGGCGATTTTTTTGGAGCGCAGCGTCCGTTTTGCGGTCCTTCGACGCCGCGGCCGCTACGTAGCGGATCGAGTCTCGGCCCTGGTTCGTGAAGGAAAAATAAGCGAAGCCATGGAAACGGCCCTTAAAAGTCGATCCCCCATGGGGCGGGTTTTGGCTCAGGGGTTGGAAGTGGTGGAAGCGGATCGGGAGACTTTGGAAACCGTTTTGGTCCATAGCGTCGAAGAGGAGGTTCGGGAACTTTCCCGGTATCTGCAGGCTCTGGCGACGATCGGCAATATTGCTCCTCTGTTAGGCCTTTTGGGCACGGTCACCGGAATGATCAGGGCCTTTATGGCTATTCAGGAGCTGGGAGGAAAAGTGGATGCTTCCGTGTTGGCGGGCGGCATCTGGGAGGCCATGCTGACGACGGCGGCCGGCCTGTTTGTGGCCTTGCCCGTGATGGTTGCTCACAGTTATCTGACCAGCCAGGTGGACCGCTATGAAGCACGGCTCCAAGATGGTGTGGTTCGTCTTTTCAAAAGCAAGTCCATGGCCTGCGGGAGTTGA
- a CDS encoding ABC transporter ATP-binding protein, with amino-acid sequence MKTMVSLENVTFSYGAVKALDHVSMSVREGEFFIVAGPNGSGKSTLLKLLAGLEQPDSGTVRLLDRSMASYRRRDRARLIAYLPQIVFMDFAFTALEVVLMGRHPHLSLLHLEDADDTAKAMEAMALTDVVHLWNRPVTSLSGGERQRIFLAQALCQEPRLLLLDEPTAALDPAHQIRLMDLLEDLRRERQLTVIMVSHDINLAAMYGNRVLLLKNGHVIRQGPPEEVFTFQTLEETYGCVVLVDKSPLGNFPRVTLVPKRYLESRHEPSSKISKGNVSA; translated from the coding sequence ATGAAGACCATGGTGTCTCTTGAGAATGTGACTTTTTCCTACGGGGCTGTCAAAGCCCTGGATCATGTTTCGATGTCCGTGAGGGAGGGAGAGTTTTTTATTGTGGCCGGTCCCAACGGGTCGGGAAAAAGCACTCTTCTCAAGCTCCTGGCAGGATTGGAACAGCCTGATTCAGGGACCGTGAGGCTCTTGGACCGATCCATGGCATCTTATCGTCGAAGAGACCGAGCTCGCCTGATTGCTTATCTACCCCAGATTGTGTTTATGGATTTTGCTTTTACCGCCTTGGAAGTGGTGCTCATGGGGCGCCATCCGCACCTCAGCTTGTTGCACCTGGAAGATGCCGACGACACAGCCAAAGCGATGGAAGCTATGGCTCTGACGGATGTGGTCCACCTGTGGAACCGTCCTGTCACGAGCCTAAGCGGTGGGGAGAGGCAGCGCATCTTTCTGGCTCAAGCCCTGTGCCAGGAACCCCGACTGCTTCTGCTGGACGAACCGACCGCCGCCCTGGATCCCGCCCATCAGATCCGCCTTATGGATCTTCTGGAAGATCTGCGACGAGAACGTCAACTCACCGTCATTATGGTCTCCCACGATATCAACCTGGCGGCCATGTACGGAAATCGTGTTCTGCTGCTGAAAAACGGTCATGTCATACGCCAGGGGCCTCCGGAAGAGGTATTTACTTTTCAAACTCTCGAAGAAACTTACGGATGCGTGGTGCTCGTGGACAAAAGTCCACTGGGAAATTTTCCCAGAGTGACCTTGGTGCCCAAAAGATATTTGGAAAGTCGTCATGAACCTTCATCGAAAATCAGTAAAGGAAATGTATCAGCGTAA